Proteins found in one Arachis stenosperma cultivar V10309 chromosome 8, arast.V10309.gnm1.PFL2, whole genome shotgun sequence genomic segment:
- the LOC130943728 gene encoding putative lipase YDL109C isoform X1, with product MASEDSKQKPHVLEQDKGVVVVEEEEEKELNNETKNRKKSKKRRSSSYLPKFCFRIEYGAKGEGFDMEMVDASDSQRPKPTHLIIMVNGLIGSAKNWKFAAKQFLKRYPHDAVVHCSECNPARLTFDGVDVMGDRLAKEVIVVIKRHPSVKKISFVGHSLGGLVARYAIAKLYEGDISMEFSHESKNCEGKIAGLEPINFITSATPHLGSCGHKQCPMFFGSRHAEKAAIRASGLLRRTGKHLFLTDGTNGKPPLLLQMVRDSEDLKFISALRSFKRRVAYANVRYDKLVGWSTSSIRRRNELPKRQNLSSHEDYRHIVNVETAAPSSDPNQVPTESQVNSNGSSRLDMEEEMIRGLTRMSWERIDVRFKGTMQKFLAHSTIQASYQNSKAVSIRGVHLSNSISISAVFIRIRYKNYRYGSDLQGF from the exons ATGGCTTCTGAGGATTCCAAACAGAAACCCCATGTTCTAGAACAAGACAAAggtgtggtggtggtggaggaggaggaggagaaggagctCAACAATGAAACAAAGAACAGGAAGAAGAGCAAGAAGAGAAGGAGTAGTTCTTACTTGCCTAAGTTTTGTTTTAGAATCGAATATGGTGCTAAAGGGGAGGGTTTTGATATGGAAATGGTGGATGCTTCTGATTCTCAGCGTCCCAAACCCACTCATTTGATCATCATGGTTAATGGTCTCATTGGAAG TGCTAAGAATTGGAAATTTGCTGCAAAACAGTTTCTGAAAAGGTATCCACATGATGCTGTTGTACATT GCAGTGAATGTAACCCTGCAAGGTTGACATTTGATGGCGTCGACGTAATGGGAGACAGATTAGCTAAGGAG GTGATTGTAGTTATAAAACGTCACCCAAGTGTTAAGAAGATTTCATTTGTAGGTCACTCTTTGGGTGGATTGGTTGCAAGATATGCAATTGCCAAGCTTTATGAGGGAGACATTTCAATGGAATTTTCTCATGAGAGCAAGAATTGTGAAGGAAAAATTGCAGGATTGGAGCCTATAAATTTCATTACCTCAGCAACACCACATCTTGGTTCTTGTGGTCATAAACAG TGTCCAATGTTTTTCGGATCGCGCCACGCCGAGAAAGCAGCAATTCGGGCTTCGGGGCTTCTTCGTAGAACAGGAAAACATCTCTTTTTAACAGATGGTACCAATGGAAAGCCTCCTCTTCTTCTCCAAATGGTTCGAGACTCTGAAGATCTTAAATTCAT CTCTGCCTTGCGATCCTTCAAACGCCGTGTTGCCTATGCAAATGTTCGCTACGACA AGCTTGTTGGATGGAGTACATCATCTATAAGGCGAAGAAATGAGCTTCCAAAG CGCCAGAATCTTTCGAGTCACGAGGACTATCGACATATAGTAAATGTCGAGACAGCAGCACCCTCTTCGGATCCCAATCAAGTTCCTACAGAATCCCAAGTGAATAGTAATGGATCTAGTAGACTTGACATGGAAG AGGAAATGATAAGGGGGTTAACAAGAATGAGTTGGGAACGCATTGATGTGCGGTTCAAGGGTACCATGCAGAAATTTCTGGCTCATAGTACCATTCAGGCAAGttatcaaaattcaaaagctgTTTCAATTAGGGGTGTTCATTTATCGAATTCGATTAGCATATCCGCGGTGTTTATCCGAATCCGATATAAAAATTACAGATATGGATCTGATCTGCAAGGCTTTTGA
- the LOC130943728 gene encoding putative lipase YDL109C isoform X2 — MASEDSKQKPHVLEQDKGVVVVEEEEEKELNNETKNRKKSKKRRSSSYLPKFCFRIEYGAKGEGFDMEMVDASDSQRPKPTHLIIMVNGLIGSAKNWKFAAKQFLKRYPHDAVVHCSECNPARLTFDGVDVMGDRLAKEVIVVIKRHPSVKKISFVGHSLGGLVARYAIAKLYEGDISMEFSHESKNCEGKIAGLEPINFITSATPHLGSCGHKQCPMFFGSRHAEKAAIRASGLLRRTGKHLFLTDGTNGKPPLLLQMVRDSEDLKFISALRSFKRRVAYANVRYDKLVGWSTSSIRRRNELPKRQNLSSHEDYRHIVNVETAAPSSDPNQVPTESQVNSNGSSRLDMEEEMIRGLTRMSWERIDVRFKGTMQKFLAHSTIQVTHHLINSAGEDVIQHMVDNFQL, encoded by the exons ATGGCTTCTGAGGATTCCAAACAGAAACCCCATGTTCTAGAACAAGACAAAggtgtggtggtggtggaggaggaggaggagaaggagctCAACAATGAAACAAAGAACAGGAAGAAGAGCAAGAAGAGAAGGAGTAGTTCTTACTTGCCTAAGTTTTGTTTTAGAATCGAATATGGTGCTAAAGGGGAGGGTTTTGATATGGAAATGGTGGATGCTTCTGATTCTCAGCGTCCCAAACCCACTCATTTGATCATCATGGTTAATGGTCTCATTGGAAG TGCTAAGAATTGGAAATTTGCTGCAAAACAGTTTCTGAAAAGGTATCCACATGATGCTGTTGTACATT GCAGTGAATGTAACCCTGCAAGGTTGACATTTGATGGCGTCGACGTAATGGGAGACAGATTAGCTAAGGAG GTGATTGTAGTTATAAAACGTCACCCAAGTGTTAAGAAGATTTCATTTGTAGGTCACTCTTTGGGTGGATTGGTTGCAAGATATGCAATTGCCAAGCTTTATGAGGGAGACATTTCAATGGAATTTTCTCATGAGAGCAAGAATTGTGAAGGAAAAATTGCAGGATTGGAGCCTATAAATTTCATTACCTCAGCAACACCACATCTTGGTTCTTGTGGTCATAAACAG TGTCCAATGTTTTTCGGATCGCGCCACGCCGAGAAAGCAGCAATTCGGGCTTCGGGGCTTCTTCGTAGAACAGGAAAACATCTCTTTTTAACAGATGGTACCAATGGAAAGCCTCCTCTTCTTCTCCAAATGGTTCGAGACTCTGAAGATCTTAAATTCAT CTCTGCCTTGCGATCCTTCAAACGCCGTGTTGCCTATGCAAATGTTCGCTACGACA AGCTTGTTGGATGGAGTACATCATCTATAAGGCGAAGAAATGAGCTTCCAAAG CGCCAGAATCTTTCGAGTCACGAGGACTATCGACATATAGTAAATGTCGAGACAGCAGCACCCTCTTCGGATCCCAATCAAGTTCCTACAGAATCCCAAGTGAATAGTAATGGATCTAGTAGACTTGACATGGAAG AGGAAATGATAAGGGGGTTAACAAGAATGAGTTGGGAACGCATTGATGTGCGGTTCAAGGGTACCATGCAGAAATTTCTGGCTCATAGTACCATTCAG GTGACACATCACCTCATCAATTCTGCTGGAGAAGACGTGATCCAACATATGGTTGACAATTTTCAGTTGTAG
- the LOC130943674 gene encoding EPIDERMAL PATTERNING FACTOR-like protein 2 has translation MGMNNGSSCWHKYRQTTFISIFILFAASSTSLFMAQGRAMSNVIEVSQNKVRVIGSRPPRCESRCSNCGHCEAVQVPIVPTFHHHHEAAIVAFSSRGDALSNYKPMSWKCKCGDYFFNP, from the exons ATGGGAATGAATAATGGATCCTCATGTTGGCACAAATATAGACAAACCACCTTCATCAGCATCTTCATTCTCTTTGCAGCTTCTTCTACTTCCTTATTCATGGCTCAAG GAAGAGCAATGTCCAATGTAATTGAAGTTTCCCAG AATAAGGTAAGAGTGATAGGGTCAAGGCCACCAAGGTGTGAAAGTAGATGCAGCAATTGTGGACATTGTGAAGCAGTTCAAGTCCCCATTGTACCTAcctttcatcatcatcatgaagcagcCATTGTTGCATTCTCATCAAGAGGGGATGCACTTTCCAACTACAAACCCATGAGTTGGAAGTGCAAATGTGGGGACTACTTTTTCAACCCATGA
- the LOC130945024 gene encoding uncharacterized protein LOC130945024: MASGEQRQQGLRDSGGEGGIHKEEMAVQLNNNETKKKKKSYYLPKFCFRIEYDATGEGFDMEIVDASASRPPKPSHLIIMVNGLIGSAQNWKFAAKQFLKKYPHDAVVHCSECNSAMLTFDGIDVMGDRLAKEVISVIRRHPSVEKISFVGHSLGGLIARYTIAKLYERDISMEFSYENGKSEGQSSLVQEFHDRKKNYEGKIAGLEPINFITSATPHLGASGHKQCPMFFGFRYAEKVATRASGLLGKTGKHLFLADGSNGKPPLLLQMARDSEDLKFMSALRSFKRHVAYANVRYDKLVGWSTSSIRHRNELPKRRNLSSHERYPHIVNVETARSSCVPTERGTKNSGLHRLDMEEEMIRSLTTISWERVDVRFSGTMQKFLAHSTIQVKTYSINSAGTDVVQHMVDNFQL; the protein is encoded by the exons ATGGCTTCCGGGGAACAACGCCAACAAGGTCTCCGTGACAGTGGGGGAGAGGGAGGGATCCACAAGGAAGAGATGGCGGTGCAGCTCAACAACAATGAaactaagaagaagaaaaagagttaTTATTTGCCTAAATTTTGTTTTAGGATTGAGTATGATGCAACTGGAGAGGGCTTTGATATGGAGATCGTTGATGCTTCTGCTTCTCGGCCTCCCAAACCCTCCCACTTGATCATCATGGTTAACGGTCTTATAGGCAG TGCTCAGAATTGGAAATTTGCTGCAAAACAGTTTCTCAAGAAGTATCCACATGATGCAGTTGTACATT GTAGTGAGTGTAATTCTGCAATGTTGACATTCGATGGCATCGACGTAATGGGAGACAGATTAGCTAAAGAG GTAATATCAGTTATAAGGCGTCATCCAAGTGTTGAGAAAATTTCATTTGTAGGTCACTCGTTGGGTGGCTTGATTGCAAGGTATACAATTGCCAAGCTTTATGAGAGAGACATTTCAATGGAATTTTCTTATGAGAATGGAAAAAGTGAAGGCCAAAGTTCTTTAGTTCAAGAGTTTCATGATAGGAAGAAGAATTATGAAGGAAAAATTGCAGGATTGGAGCCTATAAATTTTATTACCTCAGCAACACCACATCTTGGTGCTAGTGGCCATAAACAA TGTCCAATGTTTTTCGGATTTCGCTATGCGGAGAAAGTGGCAACTCGAGCTTCAGGGCTTCTTGGTAAAACAGGAAAACATTTGTTTTTAGCGGATGGTAGCAATGGAAAGCCTCCTCTTCTTCTCCAAATGGCTCGCGACTCTGAAGATCTTAAATTCAT GTCTGCTTTGAGGTCCTTTAAACGTCATGTTGCCTATGCAAATGTTCGTTACGATA AGCTGGTTGGTTGGAGTACTTCGTCTATAAGGCATAGGAACGAGCTTCCAAAG CGCCGGAATCTTTCCAGTCACGAGAGGTACCCGCATATTGTAAATGTTGAGACAGCAAGATCCTCTTGTGTTCCTACCGAACGTGGAACGAAGAATAGTGGTTTGCATAGACTTGACATGGAAG AGGAAATGATCAGAAGCTTAACAACAATAAGCTGGGAACGTGTCGATGTCCGATTCAGTGGTACCATGCAGAAGTTCCTTGCTCATAGCACCATTCAG GTCAAGACTTATTCTATCAATTCTGCTGGAACAGACGTGGTCCAACATATGGTTGACAATTTCCAACtatag